A single Candidatus Anaeroferrophillus wilburensis DNA region contains:
- a CDS encoding glutamine synthetase, giving the protein MRGQKAQRIKSAFIHRCGLDDHERQQAVEAVIARAKKENLETIRLSFADQHGIFRGKTITVDGLAAALMDGCTITSTLLLKDTSHRTVFPIWTPPGPFGRPQLMGGADVMMVPDPHTFRILPWSPATGWLLCDLYFTDGIAIPFSSRHQGRRAVEALAQAGYRYRAGLEVEFHLFRLVDPHLRCDQAGHPPQPPEVNLLAHGYQYLTELRADELEPVLDLLRRTALELGLPVRSVEVEFGPSQVEFTFHPEEGIGQADNMMIFRNAVKQVCRRQGYHATFMCRPSLPNLFSSGWHLHQSLTDHHSGRNIFVPDNPTEWLSPIGCHYVGGLLRHAAACCVFTTPTVNGYQRYRPYTLAPDRAVWGRENRGAMIRTIGGPGNPDTRIENRIAEPAANPYLAFASQIYAGLDGIQTKTAPGPPSDAPYEAEARLLPRSLSEALQALRADRVITEAMGEEFINYITTIKDAEVDRFMTEISAWEQKEYFEIF; this is encoded by the coding sequence ATGCGCGGCCAGAAAGCACAGAGAATAAAGTCTGCATTCATTCACCGTTGTGGACTTGATGACCATGAGCGGCAACAGGCAGTCGAAGCCGTTATCGCCAGAGCTAAAAAAGAAAACCTCGAAACTATCCGCCTCTCTTTTGCCGACCAGCATGGCATTTTTCGCGGCAAGACGATCACTGTTGATGGTCTTGCTGCGGCACTGATGGATGGCTGCACCATAACCAGCACCCTGCTGCTGAAAGACACCTCCCATCGCACGGTATTTCCCATCTGGACGCCGCCAGGACCCTTTGGCCGTCCCCAACTCATGGGCGGCGCTGATGTCATGATGGTTCCCGACCCGCATACGTTTCGCATTCTTCCCTGGTCGCCTGCAACCGGCTGGCTATTGTGTGATCTCTATTTCACCGATGGCATCGCCATCCCCTTTTCCAGCCGCCACCAGGGACGGCGGGCCGTTGAAGCACTGGCACAGGCGGGCTATCGCTACCGGGCCGGTCTGGAAGTGGAGTTTCATCTTTTCAGACTTGTGGACCCCCACCTCCGCTGTGACCAGGCAGGCCATCCTCCACAACCGCCGGAGGTCAACCTCCTGGCCCATGGCTATCAGTATCTGACCGAACTCAGAGCCGATGAACTGGAACCGGTGCTGGACCTTCTCCGCCGGACCGCCCTGGAGCTTGGTTTACCCGTCCGCTCCGTGGAGGTAGAATTCGGTCCCAGCCAGGTGGAATTTACCTTTCACCCGGAAGAGGGCATCGGGCAGGCGGACAACATGATGATCTTTCGCAACGCGGTGAAGCAGGTATGCCGCCGACAAGGTTATCACGCCACCTTTATGTGCCGCCCATCCCTGCCGAATCTCTTCTCCAGCGGCTGGCACCTGCACCAGTCTCTGACTGATCATCATAGCGGCCGTAACATCTTTGTTCCTGACAACCCCACAGAGTGGCTTTCCCCCATCGGTTGTCACTATGTCGGCGGTCTGCTTCGGCATGCCGCTGCCTGCTGCGTCTTTACCACCCCGACAGTCAACGGCTACCAGCGCTACCGGCCTTACACCCTGGCTCCCGACCGGGCTGTCTGGGGAAGGGAAAATCGCGGCGCCATGATCCGGACCATTGGCGGCCCAGGGAATCCGGACACCCGGATTGAAAACCGCATTGCTGAACCGGCAGCGAACCCCTATCTCGCCTTTGCCTCACAGATCTACGCCGGACTGGATGGCATCCAGACAAAAACAGCTCCCGGTCCGCCCAGCGATGCCCCCTACGAAGCGGAAGCTCGGCTTCTGCCTCGCAGCCTGTCCGAAGCACTCCAAGCCCTAAGAGCTGACCGTGTCATCACTGAAGCCATGGGAGAGGAATTCATCAATTATATCACAACCATCAAAGATGCTGAAGTTGACCGGTTTATGACCGAGATAAGCGCGTGGGAGCAGAAAGAGTATTTTGAAATCTTCTGA
- a CDS encoding ATP-binding protein, with protein sequence MIRIAITGSHSVGKTTLAKKLMKKLSAMDMSSMVAEEPIEVVRRQHPGIVNDPNTFYIRLLEEHFKRLNGIDCDCCLYDRSLMDLLVYYRLEEPDNPAFTSLLEEMLQWYVRSIDLFFYLPIEFPLVADGRRPLSETYREQVDEMLKTVARKAAIRWITIAGSIQERVAKAVAVIRTYDSSLER encoded by the coding sequence ATGATACGCATCGCCATCACCGGATCCCACTCAGTGGGGAAAACCACCCTGGCCAAAAAACTTATGAAGAAGTTGTCAGCTATGGATATGAGCAGCATGGTCGCGGAGGAACCCATTGAGGTTGTCCGTCGCCAGCATCCTGGGATTGTCAACGATCCAAACACCTTCTACATAAGGCTTTTGGAAGAACACTTCAAAAGACTCAATGGAATTGATTGCGACTGCTGTCTCTATGACCGGAGTTTAATGGACCTGCTCGTCTATTACCGGCTCGAGGAACCGGACAATCCCGCTTTTACTTCATTGCTGGAGGAAATGCTGCAGTGGTATGTCCGGTCAATTGATCTGTTTTTCTATCTGCCGATCGAATTTCCCCTGGTGGCCGATGGCCGACGGCCGCTCAGTGAAACCTACCGCGAGCAGGTAGATGAAATGCTTAAAACGGTTGCCAGAAAGGCTGCCATCAGGTGGATTACCATTGCGGGCAGTATCCAAGAGAGGGTTGCAAAAGCAGTAGCCGTAATAAGAACGTATGATTCCTCTCTGGAGAGATAA
- a CDS encoding phenylacetate--CoA ligase family protein encodes MNPSEKTTLARELQQQSRWRLRPQCAGMTIFDTLLKNEFLLQEEQDRRHWQAVQQILRYCSRKIPYYKQLFKEAGMRRFDVDRPDDLQKIPPLTKLLLQECKDYLTPASLPRDDVVQWLTKTSGSTGQPVEVLHTRKSGQMFGFLRQREGPYFETAPFYGFYRGNPIEKQKQWLAKIRPAYLIAQAADLEQLALAYQGEEIPTSLKGLHAIAQELTSEMQERIERTFNLSVHQSYGLNEIGLVAAYCPEGGCYHVHVEHCYVEIVDDDGRPCGPGQRGRILVTALNNAAMPLLRYDTGDLAQVVAGPCPCGRTLPSFGRIHGRYRRLASLPPGTMERFAALSKALIAMSEDISKNLRQYQLHQDKEKNFTLRVAAAAPLPGEFFAQLMVRWQEFGSGNVPALRITVMDRIPRPPGGNIRILPRSSCRFPGNHDILIVGNHPWMLRCYFVVFDDGGRYANRSNVIGNILGNYGTGTDNGIATNSFFWQDGCASADITTFFEMCSSTDGYSRADVDIVLNGNIVTDDAA; translated from the coding sequence ATGAATCCATCTGAAAAGACTACGCTTGCCCGTGAGCTGCAACAGCAGAGCCGCTGGCGGCTACGGCCCCAGTGCGCCGGTATGACCATCTTTGATACGCTGCTGAAAAATGAATTTCTGCTCCAAGAGGAGCAGGATCGGCGGCACTGGCAAGCGGTACAGCAAATCCTGCGCTACTGCAGCCGCAAGATACCCTATTACAAGCAGTTGTTCAAAGAAGCAGGGATGCGGCGTTTTGACGTTGATCGGCCAGACGATCTGCAGAAAATTCCGCCGCTGACCAAGTTGCTTTTGCAGGAATGCAAAGATTACCTGACTCCTGCCAGTCTACCCCGGGACGACGTTGTTCAGTGGCTGACAAAAACCTCCGGGAGCACCGGCCAGCCGGTGGAGGTTTTGCATACCAGAAAAAGCGGCCAGATGTTCGGGTTCCTGAGACAGCGGGAGGGTCCCTACTTTGAGACAGCGCCGTTCTATGGCTTTTACCGGGGCAACCCCATTGAAAAGCAGAAGCAGTGGCTCGCAAAAATCCGGCCCGCTTATCTCATTGCCCAGGCGGCGGATCTGGAGCAGTTGGCCCTGGCCTACCAGGGTGAAGAAATCCCGACGAGCTTGAAGGGGTTGCATGCCATTGCCCAGGAATTGACTTCGGAGATGCAGGAGCGGATTGAACGAACGTTCAACCTGTCGGTCCACCAGAGCTATGGCCTTAATGAGATCGGCTTGGTGGCAGCCTATTGTCCTGAAGGGGGCTGCTATCATGTGCATGTTGAACACTGCTATGTGGAGATCGTCGATGATGACGGCCGGCCTTGTGGACCGGGTCAGCGCGGCCGCATCCTGGTGACCGCCCTGAACAACGCGGCTATGCCCCTGCTGCGCTATGATACCGGTGACCTAGCCCAAGTAGTGGCTGGTCCCTGTCCCTGTGGCCGTACCCTGCCCTCGTTTGGCAGGATTCATGGTCGTTATCGCCGGCTTGCCTCTTTGCCGCCGGGCACCATGGAGCGTTTTGCCGCCCTTTCAAAAGCTTTGATTGCAATGTCCGAGGATATCTCCAAAAACCTGAGACAATATCAACTGCATCAAGATAAGGAAAAAAATTTCACCCTCAGGGTAGCTGCCGCAGCTCCGTTGCCCGGGGAGTTTTTTGCCCAGTTGATGGTCCGCTGGCAAGAGTTTGGCAGCGGGAATGTTCCTGCATTGAGGATAACGGTGATGGACCGCATACCACGACCGCCGGGGGGAAATATCAGAATTTTACCTCGGAGTTCATGCCGGTTCCCGGGCAATCATGACATCCTTATAGTCGGGAATCACCCATGGATGCTACGTTGCTATTTTGTGGTCTTTGATGATGGTGGCCGGTACGCCAACCGCAGTAACGTTATCGGGAATATCCTTGGTAACTACGGCACCGGCACCGATAATGGCATTGCGACCAATAGTTTTTTTTGGCAGGATGGTTGCGCCAGCGCCGATATCACAACCTTCTTTGAGATGTGCTCCTCCACAGATGGTTACTCCCGGGCTGATGTAGACATAGTTCTCAATGGTAACATCGTGACTGATGATGCTGCCTAA
- a CDS encoding TIGR03032 family protein: MEERQKNPPQPRVVGDDVSTDEPKNPFHLHFSPQLVPWLASTNAALAISTYTAGKVVLVGPNKGRLAVTERNFDRAMAMLPLEEGLLLSTDFQIWRFENGLEQGKVYDDWDKIFLPRHCHVTGKVDTHDFNYDRNGKLIAAITKYNCLAYIEDHGCFSPLWKPSFVEGDDLVGEDRCHLNGFCMEAGEPAYVTVVGPSNVSQGWREYRADGGMLIDVRTDKIVVSGLSMPHSPRFYRGRLWLLEAGRGYLGSVDLQKGVFEPLAWCPGFVRGLRFFGDYAIVGISKPRHSTFKGLPLDDELPKRGAEPECGVYFIRLTDGEIVHKLTISGSVEEIYDVAMLPNTQAPMLVGIEGSDVRRFIKFGRNLIGKKR; the protein is encoded by the coding sequence ATGGAAGAAAGACAAAAAAATCCCCCTCAGCCCCGCGTGGTCGGTGATGATGTTTCCACCGATGAACCGAAAAACCCTTTTCATCTCCATTTTTCACCGCAGTTGGTTCCTTGGCTGGCCAGCACCAACGCTGCCCTGGCCATCAGCACCTACACCGCCGGCAAAGTGGTGCTGGTCGGTCCCAATAAGGGCCGGCTGGCGGTGACCGAACGCAACTTTGACCGGGCGATGGCCATGCTGCCCCTGGAGGAGGGGCTGCTGCTCAGCACTGATTTCCAGATCTGGCGGTTCGAAAACGGTCTTGAGCAGGGGAAGGTCTATGATGACTGGGACAAGATTTTTTTGCCCCGCCACTGCCATGTGACCGGCAAGGTTGACACCCACGACTTCAACTATGACCGCAACGGCAAGCTGATTGCCGCGATTACCAAGTACAACTGCCTTGCCTATATCGAGGATCATGGCTGCTTCAGCCCCCTATGGAAGCCGTCTTTCGTTGAGGGGGATGATCTGGTGGGTGAGGATCGCTGCCATTTGAACGGCTTCTGTATGGAGGCGGGGGAGCCCGCCTATGTCACGGTGGTCGGTCCCAGCAATGTCAGCCAGGGCTGGCGGGAATACCGGGCCGACGGCGGCATGCTCATTGATGTGCGGACGGATAAAATAGTGGTTTCCGGCCTGTCCATGCCCCATTCGCCGCGTTTTTACCGCGGCCGCCTGTGGCTGCTGGAAGCCGGCCGTGGTTACCTGGGCTCGGTTGATCTGCAGAAAGGTGTGTTTGAACCGCTGGCCTGGTGCCCAGGTTTTGTCCGTGGCCTGCGCTTTTTCGGCGATTATGCCATCGTCGGGATTTCCAAGCCGCGACATTCGACATTTAAAGGTCTGCCCCTTGATGATGAGCTGCCGAAGCGCGGCGCGGAACCGGAATGCGGCGTCTATTTTATCCGCCTTACCGACGGTGAGATCGTTCACAAACTGACGATCAGCGGCTCGGTGGAGGAGATCTATGATGTTGCAATGCTGCCCAACACCCAGGCGCCCATGCTGGTGGGGATTGAAGGATCGGATGTGCGCAGATTCATCAAGTTCGGCCGCAACCTGATCGGCAAGAAAAGGTAG
- a CDS encoding autotransporter outer membrane beta-barrel domain-containing protein, whose product MKKRRYSKRMLSALMVPVVAGTMMAGPAFADVNVGEGETLTITGTANTERVIATGDSATVVLDADAELTVDGDYPAIGLFDNSTVTLGAGSSVTNTNTAYDAAGIMMIDYGYTEDATSTVTLDDAAITASATGDDVVAQGIMITAYPYTGGDSVISLDNGSAIAASATATPAAYVAGYATAYGINVDNGTAVTISLDNGSTVSATAGVATTGDAFAEAAGIFAEGEDNGAVTVSLDNGSGVTATVSADGGEFGFVDYAVGIYAGNGDTGNVIVSLDNASTVTVNATATADDSTSIATRANIDEVYGIYAYSYDGDVSVSLDNGSSVVVTATATNATTGDSDASADTNWVAGIYANADYGAASVTLDNGSSVSVTTTSTSHDYAGGEAFGIFLEADEYRDGAVSLSNGASVVASATSTVTEAAYDGARAEAYATGIDGYADYGDLTISLDDAEVTATATGSLTSTGDDVDNTDARAEAYGIYADGYAGTTTVTLDNATVTAAATATNDASATTTGNDNDADAEAYGIYATHDDDGSLFVTLTDSSVEATATATAIGAADSTDGDAWATVYGIYADGDDDGSTTVSLTNSSVTATSSATAPEDAYSDAYGIYAYSYYKDVTVTLDNSSVTVNATATSTTAGADAATRAEAEATGIDAYSYYYGKTTVDLSDSTVDANATADAIGDGAEGSAWADAVGITAEAYEYADVEVTLANSTVSAIATADGSVDADAYAIGIYAYDEYYGDALVSLDDSSVVATATATASGDEYTSESDAFADAYGIWADVDYFGSTVTLTNSSVVATATAEAPDDAYAYALGVYAYGYYKQATITLDNSTVEATATATSTGAGTDAWTRADAEAYGIYAGTDYYDDATVTLTNSSVTASAIATTNDEVYGQAFANAYGIYGEADDADYLVTLDGSTVTAAAAADGGEYADAWASGIYVEGYDNTVVTLTAGSAVNSMATATASTDDPQSDAYAGADGIDAESGDYNVTVSLDDSSVTAMAAASHTGEVYGDAYAVANAIDVDSDQHAIISLTDSTATAMAVATTVGGEFGAESWGMEVYAGDLVDISLENSTVSALATGSGAYGYAVAVGIGIERGCCDDDMSTVTLDNSAITASAIADGTYGDYAVAVGIGVQGNAVITLTNGSSISATTSNDGGQDGFGIIAQGGGYYGYSNVTVNVDLTSSVSGSDFAVYGDGGEGAALVTVNNAGLVSGRLQIEELNNAATGIVEATLDPRGVGLLEDVNADDVVDATDLAMTEPYNIVSSCATLADGSTVAIAMGDPEEMTLYEGTAGERTVINYGLGLTAPGETVLETGDGVDTFTVASSVEYYVLYSGTGDWNLENINLQQSTGLYSPMLELTWTDLTDDNNLVMSATFLTPAEAGLSANATRAFTAAFADDLFTFASSPEDWTPDVSGANISGILQFNDLVTRSINYRQSTQQSSLITGVNTGDGVADQGMWVDVRYTDVDQDERDDIEGYDSDTTALTIGYDRQLNTQTTLGLALSFATSDADLDDSNESFDSDDYMVTLYGGYDTGSWFVDGQLSIAWGEIDGKRMLGTTRLKSSYDSNTYYARVVGGLEYLAGGWLVTPKASLDYTHIELDDYTEKGGALALDVDTDDYDACNLGAGVLLTRTWKMGEKMLLTPEFGAMVYYDVVGDEIETTSVFVGGTTHFATKGADADEFSYDLSAGLTIGGTDSPLSVKVGYEYLGREDFGAHSVNGKLRYEF is encoded by the coding sequence ATGAAGAAAAGACGCTATAGTAAGAGGATGCTCAGTGCGCTCATGGTGCCGGTGGTTGCCGGGACGATGATGGCGGGTCCGGCTTTCGCGGATGTCAACGTCGGCGAGGGGGAAACCCTTACCATCACCGGAACCGCCAATACCGAACGTGTTATCGCAACCGGCGATAGTGCGACCGTCGTCCTGGATGCCGATGCGGAACTGACGGTGGATGGCGACTATCCAGCCATCGGCCTCTTTGATAATTCAACTGTGACCCTTGGGGCGGGCTCCTCGGTCACCAATACCAACACCGCCTATGATGCCGCCGGCATCATGATGATCGATTACGGCTATACGGAAGATGCGACTAGCACCGTCACCCTTGATGACGCGGCGATCACCGCGTCGGCCACCGGTGATGATGTTGTTGCCCAGGGTATCATGATTACCGCTTATCCCTACACCGGTGGTGACAGCGTCATCAGCCTGGATAACGGTTCGGCCATCGCCGCCAGTGCCACGGCGACCCCGGCTGCTTATGTCGCCGGATATGCCACCGCCTATGGCATCAATGTTGATAACGGCACTGCGGTAACCATCAGCCTGGACAACGGCTCGACGGTATCGGCCACCGCCGGCGTCGCCACCACCGGTGATGCTTTTGCTGAAGCCGCCGGCATTTTCGCCGAAGGGGAAGATAACGGCGCGGTGACCGTCAGCCTGGACAACGGTTCAGGGGTGACCGCTACGGTCTCCGCGGATGGCGGTGAATTTGGGTTCGTTGACTATGCTGTCGGGATCTACGCCGGCAACGGGGACACCGGCAATGTGATTGTTTCCCTGGACAACGCTTCAACCGTGACCGTCAACGCCACGGCCACCGCCGACGACAGCACCAGTATTGCCACCAGGGCCAACATTGACGAAGTCTACGGCATCTACGCCTATTCTTATGACGGTGATGTCTCCGTCAGCCTGGACAACGGTTCCAGCGTGGTGGTCACCGCCACGGCCACCAACGCCACCACCGGAGACTCCGACGCCAGCGCCGACACCAATTGGGTTGCCGGCATTTATGCCAATGCCGACTATGGTGCCGCCAGCGTTACCCTGGACAACGGTTCCAGCGTGTCGGTAACCACCACCAGCACCTCCCATGACTATGCCGGCGGCGAGGCTTTCGGCATCTTCTTGGAGGCTGATGAATACAGAGATGGTGCCGTCAGCCTGAGCAACGGCGCATCAGTTGTCGCTTCGGCAACCTCAACGGTGACCGAGGCGGCCTATGACGGTGCCCGGGCGGAGGCCTATGCCACCGGCATCGATGGCTACGCAGACTATGGCGACCTGACCATCAGTCTTGATGATGCTGAGGTTACGGCGACGGCGACCGGGTCGCTGACCAGCACCGGTGACGATGTGGATAATACGGATGCCCGTGCCGAAGCCTATGGGATCTATGCTGACGGCTATGCTGGCACGACGACGGTGACCTTGGATAACGCTACGGTGACCGCTGCCGCCACCGCCACCAACGATGCCAGTGCCACCACCACCGGCAATGATAATGATGCCGATGCTGAGGCCTATGGCATTTACGCCACCCACGATGATGATGGCAGCCTCTTCGTGACCCTGACTGACTCCAGTGTTGAGGCGACGGCAACGGCAACGGCCATCGGTGCCGCCGACAGCACGGACGGTGATGCCTGGGCGACTGTCTATGGCATTTACGCTGATGGTGATGATGATGGCTCGACAACGGTGAGCCTGACCAACTCCAGCGTCACCGCCACCAGTAGCGCCACCGCGCCGGAAGACGCCTATTCGGATGCCTACGGCATCTATGCCTACAGCTATTATAAGGATGTTACGGTTACCTTGGACAATTCCAGTGTGACCGTAAATGCCACGGCGACCTCGACGACGGCTGGTGCGGACGCGGCAACCAGAGCCGAAGCGGAAGCCACCGGTATTGATGCCTACAGTTATTATTACGGCAAAACCACAGTTGATCTCAGTGATTCCACGGTTGATGCCAATGCCACCGCCGATGCCATCGGTGATGGTGCTGAAGGGTCGGCCTGGGCGGATGCCGTTGGGATTACGGCGGAAGCGTATGAATATGCTGACGTTGAGGTAACGCTGGCCAACTCAACGGTGAGCGCCATCGCCACTGCTGACGGCTCGGTTGATGCCGATGCCTATGCCATCGGCATCTATGCCTATGACGAGTATTATGGTGATGCCCTGGTGAGCCTGGATGACTCCAGCGTTGTTGCGACCGCGACAGCCACCGCCAGCGGTGACGAGTACACCAGTGAAAGTGATGCTTTTGCTGATGCCTACGGTATCTGGGCCGATGTTGACTATTTTGGTTCCACGGTGACCCTGACCAACTCCAGCGTGGTCGCCACGGCCACCGCCGAAGCTCCCGATGACGCCTATGCCTATGCCTTAGGCGTCTATGCCTACGGCTATTACAAGCAGGCCACCATCACCCTGGATAATTCCACCGTTGAAGCCACCGCCACCGCCACCTCCACCGGGGCTGGCACCGATGCCTGGACCAGGGCCGATGCCGAAGCCTATGGCATCTATGCGGGAACTGATTACTATGATGATGCCACGGTAACCCTGACCAACTCGAGCGTTACGGCCTCCGCAATCGCCACCACCAATGATGAAGTGTATGGCCAGGCTTTTGCCAATGCCTACGGCATCTACGGCGAGGCCGACGATGCCGATTACTTGGTCACTCTTGACGGCAGCACGGTGACCGCCGCCGCCGCTGCCGATGGCGGCGAGTACGCCGATGCCTGGGCCTCTGGCATCTATGTCGAAGGTTATGACAATACGGTGGTAACCCTGACGGCCGGCAGCGCGGTGAACTCAATGGCGACTGCTACTGCCAGCACTGACGATCCACAGTCCGATGCTTATGCCGGAGCCGATGGCATCGACGCCGAAAGCGGTGATTACAATGTAACCGTCAGTCTTGACGACAGCTCCGTGACGGCAATGGCGGCCGCCAGCCACACCGGTGAGGTCTATGGTGACGCGTACGCGGTCGCCAACGCCATCGATGTTGATTCCGACCAGCATGCGATCATCAGCCTGACCGATTCGACGGCGACCGCGATGGCGGTAGCGACAACGGTTGGTGGGGAGTTCGGAGCCGAATCCTGGGGGATGGAAGTCTATGCCGGCGATCTGGTCGACATTAGCCTGGAGAATTCGACGGTTAGTGCTCTAGCCACCGGCTCCGGTGCCTATGGCTATGCCGTGGCTGTCGGCATCGGCATCGAGAGAGGATGCTGCGATGATGATATGTCCACGGTCACCCTTGACAATTCCGCCATTACCGCCTCGGCAATTGCCGACGGTACCTATGGCGACTATGCCGTTGCCGTCGGTATCGGAGTGCAAGGCAACGCGGTTATCACCCTGACCAACGGCTCCAGCATCAGTGCAACCACCAGCAATGACGGCGGCCAGGATGGGTTCGGCATCATTGCTCAAGGCGGTGGCTATTATGGCTATAGCAATGTTACGGTCAATGTCGACCTGACCTCGTCGGTGAGCGGTTCCGACTTCGCTGTCTACGGCGACGGCGGCGAAGGGGCTGCCCTGGTAACGGTCAACAATGCCGGCCTGGTTTCTGGCCGCCTGCAGATTGAAGAGCTCAACAACGCTGCCACCGGTATCGTCGAAGCGACCCTTGATCCCCGGGGTGTCGGCCTGCTTGAAGATGTCAATGCCGACGATGTGGTTGATGCGACCGATCTGGCAATGACTGAGCCATACAACATTGTTTCCTCCTGTGCCACCCTGGCTGACGGTTCCACCGTCGCCATTGCCATGGGTGATCCGGAAGAGATGACCCTTTACGAGGGGACGGCCGGCGAGCGGACCGTCATTAACTACGGTCTTGGTCTGACGGCGCCGGGAGAAACGGTGCTGGAGACCGGTGACGGGGTCGACACCTTTACCGTTGCCTCGTCGGTTGAATATTATGTCCTCTATTCAGGCACGGGAGACTGGAACCTGGAAAACATCAACCTTCAGCAGTCGACGGGCCTCTACTCCCCGATGCTGGAACTCACCTGGACCGATTTGACCGATGACAACAACCTGGTGATGAGTGCCACGTTCCTGACTCCGGCTGAAGCCGGCCTGTCGGCTAACGCCACCCGCGCCTTTACCGCCGCATTTGCGGACGATCTGTTCACCTTTGCCAGCAGTCCTGAAGACTGGACGCCGGATGTCAGCGGCGCTAATATCAGCGGCATTCTGCAGTTCAACGATCTGGTAACCAGGAGTATTAACTACCGGCAGAGTACCCAACAGAGCAGTCTGATCACCGGTGTCAATACTGGTGACGGGGTGGCCGACCAGGGTATGTGGGTTGATGTGCGCTATACCGATGTTGACCAGGATGAGCGGGATGATATTGAGGGATACGACTCCGACACCACCGCTCTAACTATCGGGTACGACCGTCAGCTCAATACCCAGACCACTCTCGGCTTAGCCCTCAGCTTTGCCACATCAGATGCTGATCTGGATGACAGCAACGAGTCCTTCGACTCGGATGACTACATGGTCACCCTCTACGGCGGCTATGATACCGGCAGCTGGTTTGTTGACGGTCAGCTATCCATTGCCTGGGGTGAGATCGACGGCAAGCGGATGCTTGGTACGACCCGGCTGAAGTCCAGCTATGACAGCAACACCTACTATGCCCGGGTGGTCGGTGGTCTTGAATACCTGGCCGGCGGCTGGCTGGTAACGCCGAAGGCATCGTTGGATTACACCCATATCGAGCTTGATGATTACACCGAGAAGGGCGGCGCGTTGGCCCTGGATGTGGATACCGATGATTATGATGCCTGCAACCTGGGAGCCGGCGTTCTGCTGACCCGAACCTGGAAGATGGGTGAAAAAATGCTGCTGACGCCGGAATTCGGTGCCATGGTCTACTACGATGTGGTGGGTGATGAAATTGAAACCACCTCGGTGTTTGTCGGCGGCACCACCCACTTTGCCACCAAGGGGGCTGATGCTGATGAATTTTCCTATGATCTGTCGGCAGGTCTTACCATCGGTGGCACGGATTCCCCGCTGAGTGTCAAGGTCGGCTATGAGTATCTCGGCCGCGAAGATTTCGGTGCCCATAGCGTCAATGGCAAACTGCGCTACGAGTTCTAA